Proteins from a genomic interval of Bombus affinis isolate iyBomAffi1 chromosome 18, iyBomAffi1.2, whole genome shotgun sequence:
- the LOC126926624 gene encoding tropomyosin-1 isoform X1 — protein sequence MSDNETLKSTTDPNSCLSEMAKSGQQDNVKDTSVVTVENQNAPVQDIDCKISQCIEDQTIEMSPKEVNATIVEDMKIVCETVNKSLEKKVEDSTTSEVKQNVPSPNIPEIQQGTAIGAGDIFSVTKQDGNADVEKPEEQIALTGMIDPIKPENDKSVTGNDNNVTEHELLISKLKEEVKKAANERDSYQKKLESAEKKLTELQTTYDSLLKGEGNEVMLRRMVDQLKGKLIQTSLQLEDRIRTVSNQEKQISALNNQVASLKEVESLTRSLLQIRNMEVKHLQAEVDDMEVRISEERERYNTMINKMDAAVKLNADLKKEYETQLCLFRDLREKYEEKVSLLSEEKRALEANVQSPK from the exons ATGTCAGACAACGAGACTCTTAAATCAACCACTGATCCAAACTCTTGTCTATCTGAAATGGCAAAGTCAGGTCAACAAGACAATGTAAAAGATACATCAGTCGTCACGGTAGAAAATCAAAATGCACCCGTGCAAGATATTGACTGTAAGATTTCGCAATGCATAGAAGATCAAACAATAGAGATGTCCCCAAAGGAAGTAAACGCAACTATCGTTGAAGATATGAAAATTGTCTGTGAAACTGTGAATAAGTCTCTAGAAAAAAAAGTGGAGGACAGCACAACCTCTGAAGTGAAGCAAAATGTGCCATCT CCAAATATTCCGGAAATTCAGCAAGGAACGGCCATAGGCGCCGGAGATATTTTTTCCGTGACAAAGCAAGACGGAAATGCTGATGTTGAGAAACCGGAAGAGCAAATTGCACTTACTGGCATGATCGATCCGATTAAACCGGAAAACGATAAATCAGTGACAGGAAACGATAACAATGTAACTGAACACGAACTTTTAATATCGAAATTGAAAGAAGAAGTGAAG AAAGCGGCCAACGAACGAGACTCTTATCAAAAGAAGTTGGAAAGCGCAGAAAAAAAACTGACGGAGTTGCAGACGACGTACGATTCCCTGCTGAAGGGTGAAGGTAACGAAGTCATGCTTCGTCGAATGGTGGACCAGTTAAAGGGTAAACTTATTCAAACTTCGCTGCAATTGGAAGATCGAATTCGTACTGTATCTAATCAGGAGAAGCAAATTAGCGCATTGAATAATCAGGTGGCATCACTGAAGGAAGTAGAGTCTCTCACCAGAAGTCTGTTGCAAATTCGTAATATGGAAGTAAAGCATTTGCAG GCGGAGGTTGATGACATGGAAGTCCGAATTTCTGAGGAACGTGAACGATATAATACGATGATTAATAAAATGGATGCCGCGGTCAAATTAAATGCAGATTTGAAAAAAGAATATGAGACGCAGCTTTGTCTTTTCCGAGATTTACGAGAAAAGTATGAAGAGAAGGTTTCATTATTATCGGAAGAGAAACGAGCCCTTGAGGCTAACGTACAGTCTCCTAAATAA
- the LOC126926637 gene encoding mitochondrial import inner membrane translocase subunit Tim17-A-like codes for MEEYAREPCPWRIIDDCGGAFTMGAIGGAVFQSIKGFRNAPSGINKRVLGSLIAIKQKSPIIAGNFALWGGMFSTIDCSLVHLRKKEDPWNSIISGAATGGILAARNGLPAMAGSAIIGGVLLALIEGVGIFITRLSAEQFKPPSFTEDPSHLRQSHPS; via the coding sequence ATGGAAGAATACGCAAGAGAACCATGCCCATGGCGTATAATAGATGACTGTGGTGGTGCCTTTACCATGGGTGCTATTGGTGGTGCAGTATTTCAAAGTATTAAAGGATTTCGTAATGCACCCAGTGGAATAAACAAAAGGGTCCTAGGAAGCCTTATAGCTATTAAACAGAAGTCTCCTATTATTGCTGGAAATTTTGCATTATGGGGTGGTATGTTTTCTACAATAGATTGTAGTTTGGTACATCTTAGGAAGAAAGAAGACCCATGGAACTCTATTATCAGTGGAGCAGCTACTGGTGGAATATTAGCAGCAAGAAATGGTTTACCAGCCATGGCTGGTAGTGCAATTATTGGAGGAGTGTTATTGGCTTTAATAGAAGGTGTAGGAATATTTATTACCCGTCTATCCGCGGAACAATTCAAACCTCCATCGTTCACTGAAGATCCAAGCCATCTGAGACAAAGTCATCCATCGTAA
- the LOC126926640 gene encoding uncharacterized protein LOC126926640 — translation MTTIDDFSNIKISTSDLLVFQRELIQEKELLQNILAKIDNQISSLQVEQLHLLGLVNKSLKGTNTKSPPQSIKYQSTNDNQQDFTSKSLDLAVPSTSRYYEEEMEDEDD, via the exons ATGACGACTATCGATGATTTTAGCAATATAAAAATAAGTACCAGCGATTTACTCGTTTTTCAAAGAGAATTAATACAAGAAAAAGAACTTCTTCAAAATATATTAGCAAAAATTGATAATCAAATAAGTAGTTTGCag GTAGAACAACTTCATTTATTGGGGTTAGTGAACAAATCATTAAAAGGTACAAATACCAAGTCTCCTCCACAAAGTATCAAGTATCAGTCAACAAATGATAATCAACAAGACTTTACAAGCAAATCGTTAGACTTAGCTGTACCCTCAACCTCCAGGTATTACGAGGAAGAAATGGAAGATGAAGATGATTAG
- the LOC126926624 gene encoding uncharacterized protein LOC126926624 isoform X2 has protein sequence MSDNETLKSTTDPNSCLSEMAKSGQQDNVKDTSVVTVENQNAPVQDIDCKISQCIEDQTIEMSPKEVNATIVEDMKIVCETVNKSLEKKVEDSTTSEVKQNVPSPNIPEIQQGTAIGAGDIFSVTKQDGNADVEKPEEQIALTGMIDPIKPENDKSVTGNDNNVTEHELLISKLKEEVKKAANERDSYQKKLESAEKKLTELQTTYDSLLKGEGNEVMLRRMVDQLKGKLIQTSLQLEDRIRTVSNQEKQISALNNQVASLKEVESLTRSLLQIRNMEVKHLQVISEI, from the exons ATGTCAGACAACGAGACTCTTAAATCAACCACTGATCCAAACTCTTGTCTATCTGAAATGGCAAAGTCAGGTCAACAAGACAATGTAAAAGATACATCAGTCGTCACGGTAGAAAATCAAAATGCACCCGTGCAAGATATTGACTGTAAGATTTCGCAATGCATAGAAGATCAAACAATAGAGATGTCCCCAAAGGAAGTAAACGCAACTATCGTTGAAGATATGAAAATTGTCTGTGAAACTGTGAATAAGTCTCTAGAAAAAAAAGTGGAGGACAGCACAACCTCTGAAGTGAAGCAAAATGTGCCATCT CCAAATATTCCGGAAATTCAGCAAGGAACGGCCATAGGCGCCGGAGATATTTTTTCCGTGACAAAGCAAGACGGAAATGCTGATGTTGAGAAACCGGAAGAGCAAATTGCACTTACTGGCATGATCGATCCGATTAAACCGGAAAACGATAAATCAGTGACAGGAAACGATAACAATGTAACTGAACACGAACTTTTAATATCGAAATTGAAAGAAGAAGTGAAG AAAGCGGCCAACGAACGAGACTCTTATCAAAAGAAGTTGGAAAGCGCAGAAAAAAAACTGACGGAGTTGCAGACGACGTACGATTCCCTGCTGAAGGGTGAAGGTAACGAAGTCATGCTTCGTCGAATGGTGGACCAGTTAAAGGGTAAACTTATTCAAACTTCGCTGCAATTGGAAGATCGAATTCGTACTGTATCTAATCAGGAGAAGCAAATTAGCGCATTGAATAATCAGGTGGCATCACTGAAGGAAGTAGAGTCTCTCACCAGAAGTCTGTTGCAAATTCGTAATATGGAAGTAAAGCATTTGCAGGTGATTAGTGAAATATAA